The Indicator indicator isolate 239-I01 chromosome 27, UM_Iind_1.1, whole genome shotgun sequence sequence acaaaactctctctctctcagacaTCTACATATGCCTAACGAGAATAAAAATCTCAGGAGACAAATTACAGATAATTTCTGTAACCTAGAATTTACTTAATGCCACTTTAAGGTGGGGAAAGTGACTACACCTCTGTGTCAGCAAGAAAGAAGCTATTTTGGGAAATTAAGAAACAGagtttttattttgaagctaTCATTAGCTGGTGGTACATCTGCTGGGTTTATTAATTGaaactgtcaaaaaaaaaaagattagttTAGGATGAATACTTAGAGCCATGAGAAAACCCACACCAAGAGATGCATTCTTTACTTCTCTTCCCATTTGGATGTGTAGAACATTGGTTTTGAAGTATGGCAGTAGAAAAAAACAGTAGTTCCATGTCATCTAGGTACAAGTGTGCTGCAAAATCTTGTCTGTGCTGCTAAAGTTGCTACCACACTTCAGAAGGGGTGACACAAGGAAACTGGAAAGGCTGTCGATGAGTTTCATTAATCCAGCAGTCCTTAGGTGTTAGGAGTCAttgcttttcccttctgtctCTTTACTTTCCAGTAAGGCTTTGGATGATGGCACTTCTCCACCCTCTGCTCcttcatctaaaaaaaaaaaagacagaattaaACATTTAAGTGACAGCtttctcagggtttttttttaaagcagccaAATAGTTGTGTTCACTGATCATCTCTGTTTGGATTGACTCTTCATCACCACAGCTGCTTCAGAAAGAGAGATGAGCTCAAAAGATCAAGAACTTCACAAAGCAAGCTGCAACTTGCAGTCTTCCAAAAGAAATTGCCTATTGATATTGATTTGCCTGCTCCTCGTGCGTGCTGATCAATGTCAGCTGTAAGAAACAGATTggaaataactttttattattgttattctaCTTTTCTGGGTCATTTCCAAAGTCAGGTTTGAATATTGCATTCCTCTGAGCATTGCTTGGTTCCAGGTAAGTAACATCACAGTTTATGAGCAGGTCAGTTATCTGGCTGACCTTTGCCAAGGAGAATTCACCCTGTCTCCACAAGGTGAGGGGAGTTTTTGTTACTCTGATGTGGAAGTTCACTCTTCCTTAGGTTAGAGCTGAATGCTTACATGACTAATAAAAGTAAAAGCTCCCCAGCATAACTGGGCATTAGATGAAGAGTTCCTCACCCTAACACAGGATACCAAATGTGGGAGACCAGTATAGCCTCTTTGGTCTCAAACTTCTCGCAGACTTCTCTTCAGTCTTTGGATCACCAGTGACACCAATCAACTGATTAACATCCTTCCACGATGGCTTCCCACCAGACCACTTGTGGAAAGTCTCAGCCTTCCAAAACTTAGGCACCACCAGAGGATGATCAGACAGGCTAGAGACGGTCTTCATTTCAGAGCTGGGCTCTGAGCTAAACAGCTGGTGCCAAAACCTCTCCTGTCCATCTCCTGAGAACATTAATTTGGTGCAGCTTGCCGTGTACATGGGCATTTGTATTGCACAGCTATGACCCTTGTATATTCATAAAGCAAagtctcttttctcttccaagCAAGACAAAAGCTATTAGCACATCCTGTTCCTGACCTTTcactgtgacagcagctgacagcattttagaaagagaagaaatgcatGACCCAAGAAGCATGTTACATCTGAAGCAAGATGGAGAGTCCTCCTTACCATTCCCCATAATCTTCAATGAGCCttccagagcagaaaaaaaaagagggcatACTTTATATAGCCACATGTTCTATCTTCTCCAATTCTCTCATTTATCCAGCTTCTTTGTTCTGAGCTGGAAATGGCCTTAACAACTTATTGTTAAATCCAGAAACAGGCAAAAAAAGGTGCCAGTTAGAGCCACAAACGTTTCACAAACCCTTTTCCTGCCATAGCATTTGAACCTCCAGTCTTCTTTCCATTTTGATGAATTCTCCTTGTTCTGCTTGGTGTCTCTTCATGAGCTTAACTTACAACAGTTTAACTTATAATTCAATGAGGCTGTAATTCCCATCTGATACTTGTGGAACTCCCAACCCTAAAAAGCATCCAAGCAGTCAGAATGGACCTGACTGTATCCTGTGTTCATTTCCTATTATCACTGCTGCAAACTGCTGATAGCAGAAACTGCTCCTTGCAGGCATGCTCTGGCACAGCTCTATGTCAATGACAAAAGCAAAGGGTAATGCCATGCTCTTCATTGTTCTTCAAACCCTGACAGTGTTGGTCCTTCTCTCTGTAAGAAAGCATCAGTACATTTTGCTAAAGCTGATGCAGTGTTCcatttcttcttaatgcattGGAGGGGCACTAGGAGAGGAGGATTACTCTGTCTGGAGGGCCAAATACTTATTCTATGTTGTGCTGTAACatttcactttcattttttcatttttatgtagggggggggggagaggggaagaaagaaaaaaaagagattgagGAGAAAAATGTGGCATACTTTAGAAAGTGCGTTCTTTCTAAACTCAACTTTCCAGAggccaaaatgaaacaaacagagGAACTTATCTATAGCTGCTGTATTCTTCTGTGCTCTGTTTAAAAGGGAGCCTCTCCCTCAAGGTTCAGTGCTCTGAACAACACAAATGCTAGCCACACAGAACGTGTGGGTTGGACTGACCACAGCTCCTGAAATTAACAATATAAATTCCCATCTACCTCTCCTTTGATAAGGAAACtgggttttttccttgctgGAGCCTGATTGTGCCAAGCAGAAGAACTATTTGGAATAAAACCCCTCAtgttttaaaaccaaaactTCCAATGCTAAGGGACTGTCTGTACTTTGGAACAGATCACCAGTGCTCCAGTTGCACACACCAGGAGGAGTAGGGACATACTTTTCTTAGTCCTAGAGAAAATTCTCTCTTGAAACAAAGGAGTCTGAACTGGCCTCACAGGGCTTCCAGCTTTACTCTGAATGTACTCTGTCACAGTGCCCACCATCCCTCCAACTTCTTCTTCCACAGTCTCCCagttcctctcccctctccctactgccctgcagcctgagggtgtctgaccttgttgtctttttatttttttatcatgtCCACCTTCTCTCCTTCATAAATCCTTCTGCTCTCCTTTTGCAAAAGTAATGCCCCCTTTCAGTACCCAGATTCTTATTTTCCTCTATTTTCTACCTTCCAGCAGGATGTGTTCATTAAGTCCCTTCTCACTCATCCTGGAAATGTTCCTTCTACCTGCCATGAAGCTCTTTAGTGAGCCCATGTTGGGTTTAGGTTACAGAACTCTGAATACAAAAATATAAACGAATACAGAAATAATCCATGAAtacaaaataataaatgaatacaaaaatataaattaaagcAAGAACAACTTGCAGTCAaaccctgccccagcccttggTGCTTTAGGAGGCTGTAAAAACAACATACTGTAGTTGCTTTAAGCAATGTACCAGCAGGAAATGCATCCTCTGAGCCTGAGAATTCTTCTATAATATGCTTCAGTTCAGATTCATGGACACTACACTGCCTCCCACTGTGCTGCACCCGGACTATAGTTGCTCCTGGATGTGGGACCATCAGCTGTGGTGGCATTTGTCACAGCAGTAACAATGATGGTCATAAGGAGAAAAACTTACTTCCAAATCAGAACCTAAAAATGTAGAGGCAACTCACAATCAGGGTCAACCTGTAATTTTCACTTCACAGGAATTAGAAACCAGATTTTTTCTGAACTTGGGAATCCTCCTGAAAGTAAAAAGAACTGAAATGCAAAACTGGTGTTGATCAGACCTGTGCTAAATCAACAGAGCACCTTATCAAATTAAAGGACGTGGCAAAACAGGACACTAGTCTCAGCAAAGTCAAAAGCCTACTAGCAGGAGTAAATCACTGTAAATCCTACTCAGTTTATTTGCCTGAGGTAGGACAGCTGTAATTGGATTAACATCACAGCTTGCTGTCTTGTGCTAAGTTATCTCAGTGTAGCAGCAGACCCTAACTTATAGCTGGAGTTTTCCAAGCttcccagcagtgcagctgtggtTGCTCTTCCTCAGGGGAACTGGAATTCAGTTTGCAGCAGACTTAGTCTGGGTTAAAACTGACATGTCTCATCGGGAGGTGAAAGTGATAACTTCTTTGGAAGGTTAAATTTAATCCTaaatggagaaagaaatatTAGTATCGACATCAACACCATAGAGTGGCAGAAGTCtcaaggagaaagcaaaaggcaacTGCATAAAAATGTCAATTTCTTGAATGCACAGCCATTACCTTCTGAAAGGGAGAGCTCAGCCAGTTTGTGTGGCAGGTCTGAagtcccagcaccagcaggagaCCCCAGGATATCTGGTAAGGCATTCCGGCGGCCTGCCCGTCCTGATGCTGCAAAATCTGTGACCACAGGCTCCACATCAGTCATTGCTGACTCCTTTCCTCATAGCCACATCTGCTTGTGGAACaaacagaagacagaaacaGCTATAGCTGGGATGGATGCTGATCACCTCCTCAACAGTACAATAGCCAAAGGCTTTGCCCAGTGGATTCTTTGTTATTAAAAGCCATCTGTTTCTATACCGAGTGCTTAAGCTTCAGTTGTGCCCCAGAAGAAGCGAAAAGAGTCTCTGAGCTTTGGTGTTTACACATCAGAGCAGCACAATGAACAGCTCTGTACctacaagaaacctgtggacagggtcagcagcagctctttctgCAAGCCACTTGTATCCCTTTTTATAACCTGATCCCTCTCTTTAAGTGCTTTTGCCACACAAGCACTCAGAAGGGAACTGAAACTCTATTTTGTCACAGTGCCTCTGGGAGGTAATGCACGTTTGCCTTTATTCTGAATCTTGTTTTGATTCTCATTTAGAATCTTGTTAGAACAAACTCCTTTCACAGAGAAGCAATTCATGCAGAAAAGACCTctcaaaaaaccaaactgaaactCTTCATAAAATTTCTTTAGCCTGTGGATATCAAATATTTGTCTTTCTCTGCTCCTTGTTAGCTTGGTTTAACCTCAGCTGGTGCATGTGACTTTTATCTAATAAATAACTGAAGCCTGGAAATAACAGAACCAGCAATGCTCTGATCTCTCTATCTTCATCTCAAAACTCATTGAATTGAATGGGAAAACTCTTGCTGACCAAAATGAGCTTTGGATCAAGCACAGAGGTGTTAGCAAGATCACACCTCAGGACACATGAGACCACCTGGAGCAGGTGGTGATGCTCAGCTGCAAGTGGCACTCTGGGATAGGTTACAGCTGCCATGAGCAGCTGTGGTACTAAGCACCACAAAAAGCTATTGCACTGGAATTGTGCACAGTAATTTTTGATAGTAAACAGAGTTAATTTGAATAATCAGATGTTAATTGTTCAACTAACAACAATATTTACTTGCTTTATATGAATGCAGTTCTCTGTGCAACGAGGGAAGAGGAACGTTGTCTCTAAGTATGGTCAGTGCTTCGTGTGGCAAGGGACACAGATAGGGCTGAAGTCTGCCAGTTTCCAGTTgacatctggatgtgtttagaaTAAGAATTGGCTAAGGAAGGTCCCAGCTGGGTGGTGTTCACAGAAGAAGCAAAGCATCACAGTCCCTTTTCTAAAATTCTGCTAAGGTTGGGAAATACCAACCTCATTTCATGGCTAGAAAAACCAAGGCAAATGGAAATCAAACATGACTTGCTCTGATGTGCAGGAAAGGAGGGGCAGAAATTCAATTACTGATGCTGACCTGGCATTTCCACCACAAAGAACATTTACCTCCCTCAAAGTGCCTTTCAGCTGGGTCACTCCAACAAGAGCAATAAACATTCTGAGCTTCTTTGTATCTCTGAATACTTTGTAATGAAATAAATGAATCCTTCTTGGTGAGAAACAAAGCCATGAGTAAAATCTGCAAGTCTGAAAGATGACTTGAACATGCAAGTAAAGGGGTTGCTTTCTTTGGTTAAAGTGAGTAACTGTTAAGTTCTCACCTGGAAATTTAGCAGAAAGTTCCTGTCTCATGGTAAAACAGTCAAGTTCAAAGGAACCAATAACAAAAAACTACAGATGGCCATTCAAGAATGGAGCTGTGAGAAAATTTGTGCAAAAGTATTCACATTCTTGGTTAGGTACAGCATTATTATTCTGTATTCATTACAATGAGGAAGGTCAGCATGTGATAAGAAATATCAAACCAAGGAGAATTAATCCATATTTACAGGCAGTCTCCTGGCTTTTTGTGGGTGTCATAATTACCTGTtgggagctggctgctgttCATATAATGATCTGCAGAATGACATTAACATCAAAACACACCAGAGTCTTTCTCAAACCTGTCTTGTGgacttgtttggtttggttttcccccGCCTCTTTTCTCTCTAGCATGAATGTTTTGGTCCCTAAATGGTGAATTTTAAATGGAGAAAACCTTCTCTACGGCTCAATGCTATACAAAACAAATCCTTTTCTGTAGCATAGCTTCATCTTATCCATCTCATGCACTTGTTTCaaacctctgcttttctctccagctctctctttctcctctgatgtaatctcCCTTCAGTGCATACTACCAACAACCCAGGCAGATGATGAAGGATGCAGTCAGACACACTTCCATGTACAAGAATTCTGATTTATGGCTTTGCTTAAAAAAGTATGCAGAGACAAATCTAGAACATCTATCAGGCAGAAACCCAGCTGATCATTATCCATCAGTCTGGTGGCCATAACTCAAATGTGGCTatctaaaaataataaaagtacATCATCCTTCATATATACATATAGAGagtttccattttgttttcacttttgttttttccacatTACACTTAAGGTATTAGTGGTTGAGAATGCTGAGCTCAAGGATTAAAGGCTAACCACTGCCCTAGCAAAGGATCTTCTCTAAGCATATCTGAAAGACAAGGGACTACCTCAGCAGGCTTAGCACTAacattacaaaacaaaaatgaagtcCATTTAGGTCCATATAAATCAAAACCTAAGCCCATCT is a genomic window containing:
- the PKIB gene encoding cAMP-dependent protein kinase inhibitor beta, with the translated sequence MTDVEPVVTDFAASGRAGRRNALPDILGSPAGAGTSDLPHKLAELSLSEDEGAEGGEVPSSKALLESKETEGKSNDS